From Balaenoptera acutorostrata chromosome 8, mBalAcu1.1, whole genome shotgun sequence, the proteins below share one genomic window:
- the FAM240C gene encoding protein FAM240C translates to MSKSYTLKNPGRVSYDAGMIKMFWEKKIELHTKQLQNEDMRMRRSALDRLRSEWARKLETRNQTMLSRQEAPPGPPLPAPPTSPQPEARPASPDGPAVAPAPAEPLCSFVSLA, encoded by the exons ATGAGTAAAAGCTACACCTTGAAGAATCCGGGAAGGGTATCCTATGATGctgggatgataaaaatgttttgggagaaaaaaatcgAGCTTCACACTAAACAGCTGCAGAACGAGGACATGAGGATGCGCAGGAGTGCCCTGGACAG GCTCCGCAGCGAGTGGGCTCGGAAGCTGGAGACGCGGAATCAGACGATGCTGAGCCGCCAGGAGGCGCCCCCTGGCCCGCCCCTCCCGGCGCCCCCGACCAGCCCGCAGCCTGAGGCCCGACCTGCTTCCCCCGACGGCCCCGCCGTGGCCCCCGCGCCAGCAGAACCGCTTTGCAGTTTCGTGTCTCTAGCGTGA